GTTTCCCCCGCGTCCGTCGTCGCCGCGCTCCGCTCCGCGGGCTGTGTTTTCGCCGAGGACGAGGCGGAGTTGATCCTCTCCACCGCCCGCACCCCGGACGAGGCCGCCGCCATGGTGGACCGGCGCGTCGCGGGACTGCCCCTCGAACACGTCGTCGGCTGGGCCGGGTTCCACGGACTGCGCATCGCAATGGAGCCCGGCGTCTTCGTCCCCCGCCGCCGCACCGAGTTCCTGGTCGACCAGGCCCTCGCCCTCGGCCGCGACACGTCCGTCGTCGTGGACCTGTGCTGCGGCTCGGGCGCGGTGGGCGCCGCGCTGGCCGCATCGCTCGGCGGGCCCGAACTGCACGCCGCCGACATCGATCCCGCCGCGGTGCGCTGTGCCCGCCGCAACATTGCCCCGTACGGCGGTCACGCGCACGAGGGCGACCTGTTCGCGGCGCTGCCGGACACCCTGCGCGGCCGTATCGACCTCCTCGCGGCCAACGTGCCCTACGTCCCCACCGGCAAGGTCGGTCTGCTGCCGACCGAGGCCCGCGACCACGAACCCCTGGTCGCGCTCGACGGAGGCGCGGACGGCCTCGACGTCCTGCGCCGCGTCGCTGCCGAGGCCCCCGCGTGGCTGGCACCCGGCGGCTCCCTGTTCGTCGAGACGAGTGAGCGTCAAGTCCCCTCGGCACTCGACACGTTCACCCGCAGCGGCCTCAGCGCCCGGCTCGCCGTATCGGAGGAGCTGTACGCCAACGTCGTGATCGGCACCAGGAGTTAGGCCGCTCCGCTTCAGGTGATCCGGCCTCCGGGAACGAGAGAGGTGCCGGCGGCCGGCCCGTCCGACATGCCGCGTTCGGTCCAGGGTCGGCGTCTCGCTCCGGGCGGTCCGTCACACTGTGGCCGACCGCAGGGGCGAGACGGAGGTCCGATCGTGAGCAGTGTCGAGGAGTTCCACGCGTGGGACGTTCATGAGTCGGGGCCCGCCGACGCGGCCAAGAGCGTGCTGTTGCTGCCCGGCGGGTTGTGCAGCACGGCGTTCTACGACGACCTGACGGCCGCACCCGCGCTCGCCTCCGCGCCGGTCCGCCTGGTGGCCGCGACCGTTCCCGGTTACGCCGGCACTCCGGCCCCACTGGACCTCGGCCTGGAGAACTACGCGGCACTCGCGGGCGCGCTCGCCGCAAAGAAGGGCTGCGACGTCGTGGTCGGTCACAGCATCGGCGCCAACATCGCCCTGGAGATGGCGGCGGGCGGCCACTTCACCGGCCCGCTCGTCCTGCTCTCCCCGACCTTCTCCCGACCCGATGAGGCAAAGTTTCTCGCGATCGCCGACCGTCTGGGACGGCTGCCCGGCATCGGTGCCCTGATCTGGTCCGCTCTGGTGTGGACGGCACCGCGCGCGATGGCGAGCAGTCTGCCTCCGGCCAGGCGCGAGGCGCTGGTCGCCGAGCTGAAGAAGAACGACGCCGCGTTCTGCCGCCGGGCCACCCGGCAGTACTACGCCTATCTCGACCGGCACGGATCGCTGGTTCCACGGCTGCGCGAGTCGGGTGTGCCCGCCTGGGTGGTGCGCGGGGACCGCGACGAGATCGGCCTGACCGACGCGGAGCGCGCGGGCCTCGAAGCCGCCCCCGATGTCACGCTGGTCGAGGTGCCCGACGCGGGCCATCTGGTGATGGTCGACCAGCCCGCACGGGTCGCCGAACTCGTCGCCCAGGTGACCCTCGGCTGAACCACTCCCACCGGGCGCTGCCGTGCAGGGGAGTGCACGGGCCGTCCCTAGGATGACTCCATGTCCCTCCCGCACGCGATCCTCACCGCCCTGCTCGAGAAGCCGTCGTCGGGCCTGGAGCTGACCCGGCGGTTCGACAAGTCGATCGGCTACTTCTGGTCGGCGACGCATCAGCAGATCTACCGCGAGCTGGGCAAGCTGGAGGCCGAGGGGTACATCCGCGCCCTGCCCGCCGAACATCCGGCCCGCGGCCAGAAGAAGAGCTACGAGGTACTGACAGCGGGCCGCGACGAACTGGCCCGCTGGACCGCCGCCACCCAGGACCCCAAGCCGCTGCGCAACACGATGCTGCTGCGCCTGCGCGCGGCAGCCGTCGTCGGCACCACCGGCATCGAGGCCGATCTGCGCCGCCATCTCGCCCTCCACCAGCAGCAGCTGGCCGAGTACGAGGAAATCCAGCAGCGCGACTTCCCGCCCGGCAAGGACGGTCCTCAAGTCCGCCTGCAACACCTCGTTCTCCGCGCCGGCATCGATCACGAGACCTTCTGGATCCAGTGGCTGACCCACGCCCTGGAGGAGTTCGCCGAACTGCCCGCGCACGAGCGGCACAACTAGGCGGCCGCCCCTGCGAGGGGGACGGCCGCCGGTGCGAGAAGCGATCAGAGCCGGTGGGGCTTGGCCCGCCGACGCAGGAACCAGGCTGTCGCCACGGCTCCCACGGCCACCAGAGCTCCGCCGCCCGCGAGGGTGGCGGTGCCGTAGTCCTTGGTCGCTCCGCCGAGACCGCCCATGACCCCACGCGAGGGCGAGGCGGTGGCCGTCGCGGAGATCGTGGGGGTCGACACGATGATGGACTGGGTGCCCGCGGTCGAGTTGTCCGTGCACAGCACGATGACGGTATAGGTGCCGGCGCTCACGTTCGACCAGGCGGCCGACTGCTGCGTACTGGTACCGGACAATGTCGTCTGACGCCCCTGCGCGAAGTTCGCCTGGCCACTGGACAGCAGCGCGGCCTTGCCGAAACTGCCGTCCGTGGCCATCGTCGGGCACGCGCTGGTGGTGACCGTGACCGAGGTCCCGCTGGTGCTCACCGAGATCCCCGACCCCACGGCGACCGCCGACGGAGCGGCCAGGGAAAGGGGAAGCGCGGCGGCGGCCACGGTCAGGCCGGATCGGAGAAGTAGCTGGGTAGTACGCATAGGACTGCCTCCAGCGGCACGGTTGGCGG
Above is a genomic segment from Streptomyces sp. R21 containing:
- a CDS encoding putative protein N(5)-glutamine methyltransferase, which translates into the protein MSSLPPASPVSPASVVAALRSAGCVFAEDEAELILSTARTPDEAAAMVDRRVAGLPLEHVVGWAGFHGLRIAMEPGVFVPRRRTEFLVDQALALGRDTSVVVDLCCGSGAVGAALAASLGGPELHAADIDPAAVRCARRNIAPYGGHAHEGDLFAALPDTLRGRIDLLAANVPYVPTGKVGLLPTEARDHEPLVALDGGADGLDVLRRVAAEAPAWLAPGGSLFVETSERQVPSALDTFTRSGLSARLAVSEELYANVVIGTRS
- a CDS encoding alpha/beta fold hydrolase; the protein is MSSVEEFHAWDVHESGPADAAKSVLLLPGGLCSTAFYDDLTAAPALASAPVRLVAATVPGYAGTPAPLDLGLENYAALAGALAAKKGCDVVVGHSIGANIALEMAAGGHFTGPLVLLSPTFSRPDEAKFLAIADRLGRLPGIGALIWSALVWTAPRAMASSLPPARREALVAELKKNDAAFCRRATRQYYAYLDRHGSLVPRLRESGVPAWVVRGDRDEIGLTDAERAGLEAAPDVTLVEVPDAGHLVMVDQPARVAELVAQVTLG
- a CDS encoding PadR family transcriptional regulator produces the protein MSLPHAILTALLEKPSSGLELTRRFDKSIGYFWSATHQQIYRELGKLEAEGYIRALPAEHPARGQKKSYEVLTAGRDELARWTAATQDPKPLRNTMLLRLRAAAVVGTTGIEADLRRHLALHQQQLAEYEEIQQRDFPPGKDGPQVRLQHLVLRAGIDHETFWIQWLTHALEEFAELPAHERHN